The Methanocalculus natronophilus genome contains a region encoding:
- a CDS encoding HIT family protein, with the protein MDCIFCKILEGEIPSYKVYEDDHIYAFLDITQTTKGHTLVIPKNHIKNIYELDSTLATQIFSKVPLITKALKEAFKPIGFNIINNVDKPTQSVFHFHVHIVPRYENDAVELLTPNQMENY; encoded by the coding sequence ATGGATTGTATATTTTGTAAAATATTAGAAGGAGAAATCCCTTCTTATAAAGTGTATGAAGATGATCATATTTATGCATTTTTAGACATCACACAAACAACAAAAGGACATACCTTAGTCATCCCTAAAAATCATATCAAAAATATTTATGAACTCGATTCAACCCTAGCAACGCAAATCTTTTCAAAAGTTCCTTTGATCACAAAAGCGTTAAAAGAAGCATTTAAACCGATAGGGTTTAATATTATCAATAACGTTGATAAACCGACCCAAAGCGTCTTTCATTTCCATGTTCATATCGTCCCAAGATATGAAAACGATGCGGTAGAACTCTTAACCCCTAATCAAATGGAAAACTACG